In Luteitalea sp. TBR-22, one genomic interval encodes:
- the rpoB gene encoding DNA-directed RNA polymerase subunit beta, translating to MSSSLAKNVYRERIDFSKIRTTVPIPNLIEIQKKSYDRFLQMYTLPAEREDVGLQAVFKSVFPISDFRENSSLEFIEYSIGNWDECGWGDEARGLVHEIGGRRMALNLKYDINECLERGMTYAIPLKVTIRLVVWNKDPETGAKTIRDIKEQEVYFGDIPLMTDHGTFIINGTERVIVSQLHRSPGAFFHTEDKTLFIGQLIPYRGSWVEFEYDSKNLLYVRIDRKRKFLGTVFLRALGLRNADEMLRAFYSIDSLHLKGDQVLWAVNDSPVDWRAGEDMTIPGSEVALTRGKRITKAAIRALRHAGITEVPVDLSQLEGEQPYAAADVVDPASGEVLLEANEELSARVIAMAQEKQIERIDIFFPEKDEVGPVLSATLKKDPIRTHEEALIEIYRRLRPGDPPTLESSRSLFESMFFNPQKYDFSRVGRLKLNTKLKLQTPLDEKVLHPQDFYEVIKYLLKLRRNPANVDDIDHLGNRRVRSVGELLENQFRIGLVRMERAIKEKMSVYQEMATAMPHDLINAKPVMAAIREFFGSSQLSQFMDQTNPLSEITHKRRLSALGPGGLSRERAGFEVRDVHPTHYGRICPIETPEGPNIGLISSLSSYARINEFGFIESPYRKVENGFVVDYVKVTVGAGKLEAGAVVRADEAAAVRKAHKELEVEPHPFYLSAWEEDQYIIAQANAEVGPDGQFVAERVNARQAGNFILAPRETIQFIDVSPKQLVSVAASLIPFLENDDANRALMGSNMQRQAVPLLRAKAPYVGTGMEYITARDSGAVTLARRAGVVDYVDSQRIVVRVDGDQVSSEMGADIYNLIKFKRSNQNTCINQRPIVRQGQKVLRGQVLADGPCTEMGELALGRNVLVAFMPWRGYNFEDAILVSEKLVKEDYYTSIHIEEFEIEARDTKLGPEEITRDIPNVGENYLRDLDESGIIRIGAYVKPGDILVGKVTPKGETQLTPEEKLLRAIFGEKAGDVKDASLTCPPGIEGIIVGVKIFSRKGIEKDDRAKAIEAEELEMMEKNLQDEIRILHDEVKKRVMALLDGQTLRTDLFDQHGQQRLVKKGTVLTRELMHDVPFLSLVRARIEASDPRVEDALREIEERTDRQVEVTREVFEEKKEKIRRGDELPPGVIKLVKVYVAMKRKLSVGDKMAGRHGNKGVIARILPEEDMPYLPDGRPVEIVLNPLGVPSRMNVGQILETHLGWAAHGIGEQLDAMVKDQRAIEEVKARLSTVFPNSDRVKQVVATGTMEDVAAFTSTLREGVHFATPVFDGAKEDEIQQYLGLAGLPQQGKTVLFDGMTGQQFEQKVTVGYIYMLKLSHLVDDKIHARSIGPYSLITQQPLGGKAQFGGQRFGEMEVWALEAYGAAHILQELLTAKSDDVTGRAKIYEAIVKGDASFTPGLPESFNVLIRELQALCLDVELVKLRARPAPVVAEEPAPLEPVGQGV from the coding sequence ATGAGCAGCAGCCTGGCCAAGAACGTCTACCGCGAGCGCATCGACTTTTCCAAGATCCGGACCACGGTCCCGATTCCCAACCTCATCGAAATCCAGAAGAAGTCCTACGACCGGTTCCTGCAGATGTACACGCTGCCGGCCGAGCGCGAGGACGTCGGCCTGCAGGCCGTGTTCAAGTCCGTGTTCCCGATCTCGGACTTCCGCGAGAACTCCTCGCTGGAGTTCATCGAGTACTCGATCGGCAACTGGGACGAGTGCGGCTGGGGCGATGAGGCTCGGGGGCTGGTCCACGAGATCGGCGGGCGCCGCATGGCGCTCAACCTCAAGTACGACATCAACGAGTGCCTCGAGCGCGGGATGACGTATGCGATCCCGCTCAAGGTGACGATCCGCCTCGTGGTCTGGAACAAGGACCCCGAGACGGGCGCCAAGACCATCCGCGACATCAAGGAGCAGGAGGTCTACTTCGGCGACATCCCGCTGATGACCGATCACGGGACGTTCATCATCAACGGCACCGAGCGCGTCATCGTCTCGCAGCTGCACCGGTCGCCGGGCGCCTTCTTCCACACGGAAGACAAGACGCTGTTCATCGGGCAGCTCATCCCGTACCGCGGCTCGTGGGTCGAGTTCGAGTACGACAGCAAGAACCTGCTGTACGTGCGCATCGACCGCAAGCGCAAGTTCCTCGGCACGGTGTTCCTGCGGGCCCTCGGCCTGCGCAACGCCGACGAGATGCTGCGCGCGTTCTACTCGATCGACTCGCTGCACCTGAAGGGCGACCAGGTCCTGTGGGCGGTCAACGACAGCCCGGTGGACTGGCGCGCCGGCGAGGACATGACCATCCCCGGCAGCGAGGTGGCCCTGACGCGCGGCAAGCGGATCACCAAGGCGGCGATCCGCGCGCTGCGCCACGCCGGGATCACCGAGGTCCCCGTCGACCTGAGCCAGCTCGAGGGCGAGCAGCCCTACGCGGCGGCCGACGTGGTCGACCCGGCGTCGGGTGAGGTGTTGCTCGAGGCCAACGAGGAGCTCTCGGCGCGCGTCATCGCGATGGCGCAGGAGAAGCAGATCGAGCGCATCGACATCTTCTTCCCCGAGAAGGACGAAGTCGGGCCGGTGCTGTCGGCGACGCTCAAGAAGGACCCGATCCGCACCCACGAGGAGGCGCTGATCGAGATCTACCGACGCCTGCGCCCGGGCGATCCGCCGACCCTCGAGAGCTCGCGCTCGCTCTTCGAGAGCATGTTCTTCAACCCGCAGAAGTACGACTTCTCGCGCGTCGGCCGGCTGAAGCTGAACACCAAGCTGAAGCTGCAGACGCCGCTCGACGAGAAGGTGCTGCACCCGCAGGACTTCTACGAGGTCATCAAGTACCTGCTGAAGCTGCGCCGCAACCCGGCCAACGTGGACGACATCGATCACCTCGGCAACCGGCGCGTGCGCTCGGTGGGCGAGCTGCTCGAGAACCAGTTCCGCATCGGCCTGGTCCGGATGGAGCGTGCGATCAAGGAAAAGATGTCGGTGTACCAGGAAATGGCCACCGCCATGCCGCACGACCTGATCAACGCCAAGCCGGTGATGGCGGCGATCCGCGAGTTCTTCGGCAGCTCGCAGCTGTCGCAGTTCATGGACCAGACCAACCCGCTCTCCGAGATCACGCACAAGCGGCGTCTCTCGGCGCTCGGGCCGGGCGGCCTGTCGCGCGAGCGGGCCGGCTTCGAGGTGCGCGACGTGCACCCGACGCACTACGGGCGCATCTGCCCGATCGAGACGCCTGAAGGGCCGAACATCGGCCTGATCTCGTCGCTGTCGTCCTACGCGCGCATCAACGAGTTCGGCTTCATCGAGTCGCCGTACCGCAAGGTCGAGAACGGGTTCGTCGTCGATTACGTGAAGGTCACGGTCGGCGCCGGCAAGCTCGAGGCCGGGGCGGTGGTGCGGGCCGACGAGGCGGCGGCCGTCAGGAAGGCGCACAAGGAGCTCGAGGTCGAGCCGCACCCGTTCTACCTCTCGGCGTGGGAGGAGGACCAGTACATCATCGCGCAGGCCAACGCCGAGGTCGGGCCCGACGGGCAGTTCGTCGCCGAGCGCGTCAACGCGCGCCAGGCCGGCAACTTCATCCTTGCGCCGCGCGAGACCATCCAGTTCATCGACGTCTCGCCCAAGCAGCTGGTGTCGGTGGCGGCCTCGCTCATCCCGTTCCTCGAGAACGACGACGCGAACCGCGCGCTGATGGGCAGCAACATGCAGCGCCAGGCCGTGCCGCTGCTCCGCGCCAAGGCCCCGTACGTGGGCACGGGCATGGAGTACATCACCGCCCGCGACTCCGGCGCCGTGACGCTGGCGCGCCGCGCCGGCGTGGTGGACTACGTCGACAGCCAGCGCATCGTCGTGCGCGTCGACGGCGACCAGGTGTCGAGCGAGATGGGCGCCGACATCTACAACCTGATCAAGTTCAAGCGGTCCAACCAGAACACCTGCATCAACCAGCGCCCGATCGTCCGCCAGGGCCAGAAGGTGCTGCGCGGGCAGGTGCTGGCCGACGGGCCGTGCACGGAGATGGGCGAGCTGGCGCTCGGCCGCAACGTGCTGGTCGCGTTCATGCCGTGGCGCGGCTACAACTTCGAGGACGCCATCCTCGTCTCCGAGAAGCTGGTCAAGGAGGACTACTACACCTCCATCCACATCGAGGAGTTCGAGATCGAAGCCCGCGACACCAAGCTCGGGCCCGAGGAGATCACGCGCGACATCCCCAACGTCGGCGAGAACTACCTGCGCGACCTCGACGAGAGCGGCATCATCCGCATCGGCGCCTACGTCAAGCCGGGCGACATCCTCGTCGGCAAGGTGACGCCGAAGGGCGAGACGCAGCTCACGCCGGAAGAGAAGCTGCTGCGCGCCATCTTCGGCGAGAAGGCCGGCGACGTGAAGGACGCGTCGCTGACCTGCCCGCCGGGCATCGAGGGCATCATCGTCGGCGTCAAGATCTTCTCGCGCAAGGGCATCGAGAAGGACGACCGGGCCAAGGCCATCGAGGCCGAAGAGCTCGAGATGATGGAGAAGAACCTCCAGGACGAGATCCGCATCCTTCACGACGAGGTGAAGAAGCGCGTGATGGCGTTGCTGGACGGGCAGACGCTCCGCACCGACCTGTTCGACCAGCACGGCCAGCAGCGGCTGGTGAAGAAGGGCACGGTGCTGACGCGCGAGCTGATGCACGACGTGCCGTTCCTGTCGCTGGTGCGGGCCCGCATCGAGGCCAGCGACCCGCGGGTCGAGGACGCGCTGCGCGAGATCGAGGAACGCACCGACCGGCAGGTCGAGGTGACGCGCGAGGTCTTCGAGGAGAAGAAGGAGAAGATCCGCCGCGGCGACGAGCTGCCGCCGGGCGTGATCAAGCTGGTCAAGGTCTACGTCGCCATGAAGCGCAAGCTGTCGGTGGGCGACAAGATGGCCGGCCGGCACGGCAACAAGGGCGTGATCGCGCGCATCCTGCCGGAAGAGGACATGCCGTACCTGCCGGACGGCCGTCCGGTGGAGATCGTGCTGAACCCGCTCGGCGTGCCCTCGCGTATGAACGTCGGGCAGATCCTCGAGACCCACCTCGGGTGGGCCGCGCACGGCATCGGCGAGCAGCTCGACGCGATGGTGAAGGATCAGCGGGCGATCGAGGAGGTCAAGGCGCGGCTGTCGACCGTGTTCCCGAACTCCGATCGCGTCAAGCAGGTCGTCGCGACCGGCACGATGGAGGACGTGGCGGCCTTCACGAGCACGCTCCGCGAGGGCGTGCACTTCGCGACGCCGGTGTTCGACGGCGCGAAGGAGGACGAGATCCAGCAGTACCTCGGGCTGGCCGGGCTGCCCCAGCAGGGCAAGACCGTCCTGTTCGACGGCATGACCGGGCAGCAGTTCGAGCAGAAGGTGACCGTCGGCTACATCTACATGCTCAAGCTGTCGCACCTGGTCGACGACAAGATCCACGCGCGGTCGATCGGGCCGTACTCGCTGATCACCCAGCAGCCGCTGGGCGGCAAGGCGCAGTTCGGCGGCCAGCGGTTCGGCGAGATGGAGGTGTGGGCGCTCGAGGCGTATGGCGCCGCGCACATCCTGCAGGAACTGCTGACGGCCAAGTCCGACGACGTGACCGGTCGCGCCAAGATCTACGAAGCGATCGTCAAGGGCGACGCCAGCTTCACGCCGGGGCTGCCCGAATCGTTCAACGTCCTCATCCGCGAACTCCAGGCCCTGTGCCTCGACGTGGAACTCGTCAAGCTGCGGGCCCGGCCCGCACCGGTGGTGGCCGAGGAACCGGCCCCGCTCGAGCCCGTGGGGCAGGGGGTGTAA
- the rplL gene encoding 50S ribosomal protein L7/L12 — protein sequence MADVTQDQVVEYIKNISVMELSKLVKTLESELGVSAAAAAPVVVAAAGGAAAAAPVEEKTEFNVVLLEAGANKINVIKAVREVTSLGLKEAKDLVEGAPKAIKEGVPKEEADAIKKKFEEAGAKVEIK from the coding sequence ATGGCAGACGTGACGCAGGATCAGGTGGTCGAGTACATCAAGAACATCTCGGTGATGGAGCTGTCCAAGCTCGTCAAGACGCTCGAGTCGGAACTCGGCGTTTCGGCCGCGGCGGCGGCCCCGGTGGTGGTGGCGGCTGCGGGCGGCGCAGCGGCGGCGGCCCCTGTCGAGGAGAAGACCGAGTTCAACGTCGTCCTCCTCGAGGCCGGTGCCAACAAGATCAACGTGATCAAGGCCGTCCGCGAAGTGACCTCGCTCGGTCTGAAGGAAGCCAAGGATCTGGTCGAGGGCGCGCCGAAGGCGATCAAGGAAGGCGTGCCCAAGGAAGAGGCCGACGCGATCAAGAAGAAGTTCGAAGAGGCCGGCGCGAAGGTCGAGATCAAGTAG
- the rplJ gene encoding 50S ribosomal protein L10, producing MAVSRADKQLELGQLTESFGKAESLIVMEYKGLKVPEVTELRRQVRAVQGSYKVVKNTLARRAMAGTPFEALTPHFTGTTAVAFSGDDPVALAKVLTTFAKTAPALVLKAAVVQGDVVTGPAVNELANMPGKPELYAKLLYLLQAPMVQIVSVLSAAPRDLMNVLSQVEKKKGE from the coding sequence ATGGCTGTATCTCGCGCTGACAAGCAACTGGAACTCGGCCAGCTCACGGAATCCTTCGGGAAGGCCGAGAGCCTGATCGTGATGGAGTACAAGGGGCTGAAGGTCCCCGAGGTCACCGAACTGCGCCGGCAGGTGCGGGCCGTGCAGGGCTCGTACAAGGTGGTCAAGAACACCCTCGCTCGCCGCGCCATGGCGGGCACGCCCTTCGAGGCGCTCACGCCCCACTTCACGGGCACGACGGCGGTCGCCTTCAGCGGCGACGATCCGGTCGCGCTCGCGAAGGTGCTGACGACGTTTGCCAAGACGGCCCCGGCCCTCGTGCTGAAGGCGGCGGTCGTGCAGGGCGACGTGGTCACGGGTCCCGCCGTGAACGAACTGGCGAACATGCCGGGCAAGCCCGAGCTGTACGCCAAGCTGCTGTACCTGCTGCAGGCCCCGATGGTCCAGATCGTCAGCGTGCTGAGCGCGGCGCCGCGGGACCTGATGAACGTCCTGTCGCAGGTGGAGAAGAAGAAGGGCGAGTAG
- the rplA gene encoding 50S ribosomal protein L1 has translation MPTPGKKYAAARAQVEERPYVLDEAIPLIQKLKYTKFDETVEVAMRLGVDPKHADQMVRGTVVLPHGLGKTKRVLVIANPEKQREAEAAGADAVGGEELVEKISGGWTDFDAVVATPDMMRAVGRLGKVLGPRGLMPNPKTGTVTTDITKAVQEIKAGKVEFRVDKTGIVHAPIGKVSFPTENLLANAHALFDSVMKAKPAAAKGKYLKSLTVSSTMGPGVAIDTSHVESLVK, from the coding sequence ATGCCCACTCCCGGGAAGAAGTACGCGGCGGCGCGCGCGCAGGTCGAGGAGCGCCCGTACGTGCTGGATGAGGCCATTCCCCTCATCCAGAAGCTGAAGTACACGAAGTTCGACGAGACCGTCGAGGTCGCGATGCGCCTTGGCGTCGATCCCAAGCATGCCGACCAGATGGTGCGTGGCACGGTGGTGCTGCCGCACGGGCTCGGCAAGACCAAGCGGGTGCTGGTGATCGCCAATCCCGAGAAGCAGCGCGAGGCGGAAGCCGCCGGCGCCGATGCGGTGGGCGGCGAGGAACTGGTCGAGAAGATCTCGGGCGGCTGGACCGACTTCGATGCGGTCGTGGCGACGCCCGACATGATGCGGGCGGTGGGGCGCCTGGGCAAGGTGCTCGGCCCGCGCGGCTTGATGCCCAATCCGAAGACGGGGACGGTCACGACCGACATCACCAAGGCCGTGCAGGAGATCAAGGCGGGCAAGGTCGAGTTCCGGGTGGACAAGACCGGCATCGTGCACGCGCCGATCGGCAAGGTGTCGTTCCCGACCGAGAACCTCCTGGCCAACGCGCACGCCCTGTTCGACAGCGTGATGAAGGCGAAGCCCGCGGCGGCCAAGGGCAAGTACCTCAAGAGCCTGACGGTCAGCTCGACCATGGGCCCCGGCGTGGCGATCGACACCTCGCATGTCGAGTCGCTCGTCAAGTAG
- the rplK gene encoding 50S ribosomal protein L11, with translation MAKKVQALVKLQIAAGKATPAPPVGTALGPQGVNIMDFCKNFNAKTAGQDGLIIPVVVTVYADRSYTFVLKTPPAPVLLKRAANVPKGSAEPNKNKVGTVTKAQVEEIARLKLPDLNCESLDAAMRSVAGTARSMGLDVVG, from the coding sequence ATGGCCAAGAAGGTTCAAGCACTCGTGAAGCTCCAGATCGCCGCCGGCAAGGCAACGCCGGCGCCCCCTGTCGGGACCGCGCTCGGTCCGCAGGGCGTCAACATCATGGACTTCTGCAAGAACTTCAACGCGAAGACCGCCGGCCAGGACGGTCTCATCATCCCCGTGGTGGTGACGGTGTACGCCGATCGGTCGTACACCTTCGTGCTGAAGACGCCGCCCGCTCCGGTGCTGCTCAAGCGCGCCGCGAACGTGCCCAAGGGCTCGGCCGAGCCGAACAAGAACAAGGTCGGCACGGTGACCAAGGCGCAGGTCGAGGAGATCGCGCGCCTGAAGCTGCCCGACCTGAACTGCGAGTCGCTCGACGCGGCCATGCGCAGCGTGGCCGGCACGGCCCGCTCGATGGGCCTCGACGTCGTCGGCTGA
- the nusG gene encoding transcription termination/antitermination protein NusG gives MSEVQEGAASPGPSLSWYIVHTYSGFENKVKESLEQRVQAYGLEDKFGEVLVPQETVMEMRSGRKAEMRKRIFPGYLFVEMQMTDDAWHVVKNTPKVTGFVGAGAKPTPLTREEVDNILAQVRESAEKPKPKYHFEKGDQVRINEGPFTNFNGTVDEVNTERSTLKVMVTIFGRSTPVELDFLQVEKL, from the coding sequence ATGAGCGAGGTGCAGGAAGGCGCGGCATCGCCGGGGCCGTCGCTCAGCTGGTACATCGTCCACACGTACTCGGGCTTCGAGAACAAGGTCAAGGAGTCGCTCGAGCAGCGCGTGCAGGCCTACGGCCTCGAGGACAAGTTCGGCGAGGTCCTCGTGCCGCAGGAAACGGTCATGGAGATGCGCAGCGGCCGCAAGGCCGAGATGCGCAAGCGCATCTTCCCCGGCTATCTCTTCGTCGAGATGCAGATGACCGACGACGCGTGGCACGTGGTGAAGAACACCCCGAAGGTCACCGGGTTCGTGGGAGCGGGCGCCAAGCCGACGCCGCTGACCCGCGAAGAAGTGGACAACATCCTCGCGCAGGTGCGCGAGAGTGCCGAGAAGCCCAAGCCGAAGTACCACTTCGAGAAGGGCGACCAGGTGCGCATCAACGAGGGGCCGTTCACCAACTTCAACGGCACGGTGGACGAGGTCAATACCGAGCGCAGCACGCTGAAGGTCATGGTGACGATCTTCGGGCGGTCCACGCCGGTGGAGCTCGACTTCCTGCAGGTCGAGAAGCTCTAG
- the secE gene encoding preprotein translocase subunit SecE: MKTAMVDNVKDAQAGRREAETPVVATAGPLGWWARGKDFLAKVREEVGRVTWPTQREVQATTIVVIAFSLVMGIYLFAVDAAFNKLVEWIFRSFGGAA; the protein is encoded by the coding sequence GTGAAGACCGCGATGGTGGACAACGTCAAGGACGCACAGGCAGGCCGTCGCGAGGCGGAAACGCCCGTGGTGGCGACCGCCGGCCCGCTGGGCTGGTGGGCGCGCGGCAAGGATTTCCTTGCCAAGGTGCGCGAGGAGGTCGGGCGCGTCACCTGGCCGACGCAGCGCGAAGTGCAGGCCACGACCATCGTCGTGATCGCCTTCTCGCTGGTGATGGGCATCTACCTGTTCGCGGTCGACGCAGCCTTCAACAAGCTCGTCGAGTGGATCTTCCGCAGCTTCGGAGGGGCGGCATGA
- the rpmG gene encoding 50S ribosomal protein L33 — MRDIVQLACGECKRRNYSTTRNKKKTTERLHMKKFCRFCKSHTEHKESK; from the coding sequence ATGAGAGACATCGTTCAGCTCGCGTGCGGCGAGTGCAAGCGTCGCAACTACAGCACGACGCGCAACAAGAAGAAGACGACCGAGCGGCTGCACATGAAGAAGTTCTGCCGCTTCTGCAAGTCGCACACGGAGCACAAGGAGAGCAAGTAG
- the tuf gene encoding elongation factor Tu: MAKEKFDRSKPHVNIGTIGHIDHGKTTTTAAITKVLSKHNPKVAFRSFDSIDNAPEERERGITIATAHVEYETANRHYAHVDCPGHADYVKNMITGAAQMDGGILVVAATDGPMPQTREHILLARQVGVPYLVVFLNKVDAVDDPELLDLVELEVRELLSSYGFPGDEIPIVRGSALKALEGDPEWEKTIDNLMEAVDNYVPLPERQIDKPFLMPVEDVFSISGRGTVVTGRVERGKVKVGEEIEIVGFGPTRKTVVTGVEMFKKLLDEGQAGDNIGALLRGIDKEAVERGQVLAKPGSITPHTKFKGEVYVLTKEEGGRHTPFFNGYRPQFYIRTTDVTGVAKLPEGVEMVMPGDNVTMEIELIGPVALEKGLRFAIREGGRTVGAGTITEILQ; encoded by the coding sequence ATGGCCAAAGAGAAGTTCGACCGTTCGAAGCCGCACGTCAACATCGGGACGATCGGCCACATCGACCACGGCAAGACGACGACGACGGCAGCGATCACCAAGGTGCTGAGCAAGCACAACCCGAAGGTGGCGTTCCGGTCGTTCGACTCGATCGACAACGCGCCGGAAGAGCGGGAGCGCGGCATCACGATCGCGACGGCGCACGTGGAGTACGAGACGGCCAACCGGCACTACGCGCACGTCGACTGCCCGGGGCACGCCGACTACGTGAAGAACATGATCACGGGCGCCGCGCAGATGGACGGCGGCATCCTGGTCGTGGCGGCCACCGACGGCCCGATGCCGCAGACGCGCGAGCACATCCTGCTGGCGCGGCAGGTGGGCGTGCCGTACCTGGTGGTGTTCCTGAACAAGGTGGACGCGGTCGACGATCCGGAGCTGCTGGACCTGGTGGAGCTCGAGGTGCGCGAGCTGCTCTCGAGCTACGGGTTCCCCGGTGACGAGATCCCGATCGTGCGCGGCTCGGCGCTCAAGGCGCTCGAGGGCGACCCGGAGTGGGAGAAGACGATCGACAACCTCATGGAGGCGGTCGACAACTACGTCCCGCTGCCGGAGCGCCAGATCGACAAGCCGTTCCTGATGCCGGTCGAGGACGTGTTCTCGATCTCGGGCCGAGGCACGGTGGTGACCGGGCGTGTCGAGCGTGGCAAGGTGAAGGTCGGCGAGGAAATCGAGATTGTCGGCTTCGGCCCGACGCGCAAGACGGTGGTGACCGGCGTCGAGATGTTCAAGAAGCTGCTCGACGAGGGCCAGGCGGGCGACAACATCGGGGCGCTGCTGCGCGGCATCGACAAGGAAGCCGTGGAGCGTGGGCAGGTGCTGGCCAAGCCGGGGTCGATCACGCCGCACACCAAGTTCAAGGGCGAGGTCTACGTCCTCACGAAGGAAGAGGGCGGCCGGCACACGCCGTTCTTCAACGGCTATCGTCCGCAGTTCTACATCCGGACGACCGACGTGACCGGCGTGGCGAAGCTGCCCGAGGGCGTCGAGATGGTGATGCCGGGCGACAACGTGACGATGGAGATCGAGCTCATCGGGCCGGTGGCGCTGGAGAAGGGCCTGCGGTTCGCCATCCGCGAGGGTGGCCGCACGGTGGGCGCGGGCACGATCACCGAGATTCTTCAGTAA
- the rlmB gene encoding 23S rRNA (guanosine(2251)-2'-O)-methyltransferase RlmB, with product MPPIVIVGVHPVREALRAGGVREVRVGPRADARVNEIVRLAEVKGVPVRRVDVAELDRLADGERHQGVLATLGDAPRRWSLEEVVRQDPQPLIVILDGVEDPHNVGAILRTADAVGATGVVRQERHAAALGPAAARASAGALAHVRIVDVVNVVRAIETLKELGVWVVGLDAEGAQPYDRIDFRPPTALVVGAEGEGLRRLVREHCDFIAALPMRGHVSSLNVSVATGIVLYEALRQRSADR from the coding sequence ATGCCACCGATCGTGATCGTCGGGGTGCATCCGGTGCGCGAGGCGCTCCGGGCGGGTGGCGTCCGCGAAGTGCGGGTCGGGCCGCGGGCCGACGCGCGCGTCAACGAGATCGTCAGGCTGGCCGAGGTCAAGGGCGTGCCGGTGCGGCGCGTCGACGTGGCCGAGCTCGACCGCCTGGCCGACGGCGAGCGCCACCAGGGAGTGCTGGCCACGCTTGGCGACGCGCCTCGGCGCTGGAGCCTCGAGGAGGTGGTCCGACAGGACCCCCAACCACTGATCGTCATACTTGATGGGGTCGAGGATCCGCACAACGTCGGGGCCATCCTGCGGACCGCCGACGCGGTGGGCGCGACGGGGGTGGTGAGGCAGGAGCGGCACGCGGCGGCGCTCGGGCCGGCGGCCGCCCGGGCATCCGCCGGGGCGCTCGCCCACGTCCGGATCGTCGACGTCGTCAACGTGGTGCGGGCCATCGAGACGTTGAAGGAACTGGGCGTCTGGGTGGTCGGGCTGGACGCCGAGGGCGCCCAACCCTACGACCGCATCGACTTCCGGCCGCCGACGGCGCTGGTGGTCGGGGCGGAGGGGGAGGGCCTGAGGCGCCTGGTCCGGGAGCACTGCGACTTCATCGCGGCCCTTCCGATGCGCGGGCACGTCAGCAGCCTGAACGTCTCGGTCGCGACGGGCATCGTGCTCTACGAGGCGCTCCGCCAGCGCAGCGCGGACCGGTAG